The proteins below come from a single Microbacterium sp. SLBN-154 genomic window:
- a CDS encoding lipase family protein: MSAHPNPRRVRWRTLAHFATHAPPWVSVVIGAGALLLGLLVVTRPLTSLVLLAIYVALSAVATGIAEIVRPREPRWLSRVLAIVWVALGLGILLGLRGALQILPAAIAVLLFVGGLTSLADAVMRGRASERVLSATWGASQIVFAILSVTWPDVTVLVVAVVFGLRTIVFGATQLLRVVRQAALTSRARASADGSARESRRLRGWQAVGRYALSLLLVAVSAGGWWVNEWLQDGAPVVDAFYTPPEVVPYEHGRLIRADDYSGRAPAGGEVTRILYTTRDAAGQPAVASGLVISPVDPPRGARPVVMWHHGTTGVARGCAPSLRDDAATRWAIPALEDALAKGWVVVSTDYSGQGAPGVFPYLIGTGEARSSLDAVLAAREIDGLILSKRTMAWGHSQGGHAALWAAQIADDYAPDVDVLGVAALAPAAEPAELAEELISGEPNALLAILISWVLVPYSDTYDDVELSRYLAPGAAPIVREMTQRCPSEPGVVVSVATALGVSADNPLYASDLTAGPLGERLRANAASGPWEVPVLLAWGSADEVIPPALQEDFVARSCAADNRVRTLVYDDYEHLQILLPGSRFLPVLVRWSDERFQLRELDRDDCAR, translated from the coding sequence GTGAGCGCACACCCGAACCCGCGCCGCGTCCGGTGGCGAACGCTCGCGCATTTCGCCACCCACGCGCCGCCGTGGGTGTCGGTGGTGATCGGGGCGGGCGCCCTGCTGCTGGGCCTCCTCGTCGTCACGCGGCCGCTCACCTCCCTCGTGCTCCTGGCGATCTACGTCGCGCTCAGCGCCGTCGCCACCGGCATCGCCGAGATCGTCCGCCCGAGGGAACCGCGATGGCTCTCGCGCGTACTGGCGATCGTCTGGGTGGCCCTCGGGCTCGGCATCCTTCTCGGCCTCCGCGGCGCCCTGCAGATCCTTCCTGCGGCGATCGCCGTGCTGCTGTTCGTGGGGGGCCTGACGTCCCTCGCCGACGCCGTGATGCGCGGCCGCGCGAGCGAGCGTGTGCTCTCGGCGACGTGGGGCGCGAGCCAGATCGTCTTCGCCATCCTCTCGGTCACCTGGCCTGACGTCACCGTCCTCGTCGTCGCCGTGGTCTTCGGCCTGCGCACCATCGTCTTCGGGGCGACCCAGCTCCTGCGGGTCGTCCGCCAGGCGGCGCTGACCTCGCGTGCGCGCGCGTCCGCCGACGGCTCGGCCCGGGAGTCGCGACGGCTGCGCGGGTGGCAGGCGGTCGGGCGGTACGCCCTCTCGCTGCTTCTCGTGGCGGTCAGCGCCGGCGGCTGGTGGGTCAACGAGTGGCTGCAGGACGGTGCCCCCGTCGTCGACGCGTTCTACACCCCACCCGAGGTCGTGCCCTACGAACACGGGCGGCTGATCCGCGCGGACGATTACTCCGGTCGTGCCCCCGCGGGCGGGGAGGTCACGCGGATCCTGTACACCACGAGGGATGCCGCGGGGCAGCCGGCCGTCGCGAGCGGCCTCGTGATCTCACCGGTGGACCCGCCGCGGGGTGCCCGACCGGTCGTGATGTGGCATCACGGCACGACCGGCGTCGCGCGCGGGTGCGCGCCCAGCCTCCGCGACGACGCCGCCACGCGGTGGGCGATCCCGGCTCTGGAGGACGCCCTGGCGAAGGGCTGGGTGGTGGTCTCCACCGATTACTCCGGACAGGGCGCCCCCGGTGTCTTTCCGTATCTCATCGGCACCGGCGAGGCGAGGTCGTCGCTGGACGCGGTTCTGGCTGCGCGCGAGATCGACGGGCTGATCCTGTCCAAGCGGACGATGGCGTGGGGGCATTCCCAGGGCGGCCACGCCGCCCTCTGGGCGGCTCAGATCGCCGACGACTACGCCCCCGACGTCGACGTCCTGGGCGTGGCGGCCCTCGCCCCGGCGGCGGAGCCGGCCGAGCTGGCCGAAGAGCTCATCTCCGGCGAGCCGAACGCTCTTCTGGCGATCCTCATCTCCTGGGTCCTCGTGCCCTATTCCGACACCTACGATGACGTGGAGCTGTCGCGGTACCTCGCTCCGGGCGCCGCGCCCATCGTCCGCGAGATGACGCAGCGCTGCCCGAGCGAACCCGGGGTGGTGGTCTCGGTCGCCACCGCTCTGGGGGTCTCGGCCGACAATCCGCTGTACGCCAGCGACCTCACCGCGGGGCCGCTCGGCGAGCGCCTGCGGGCCAATGCCGCATCCGGCCCGTGGGAGGTGCCGGTCCTGCTGGCGTGGGGGAGCGCCGACGAGGTGATCCCCCCTGCCCTCCAGGAGGACTTCGTCGCGCGTTCCTGCGCCGCCGACAACCGCGTGCGGACACTGGTGTACGACGACTACGAGCACCTTCAGATCCTGTTGCCCGGCTCGCGGTTCCTGCCGGTGCTCGTTCGGTGGAGCGATGAGCGGTTCCAGCTGCGCGAGCTCGATCGCGACGACTGCGCGCGGTGA
- the nusA gene encoding transcription termination factor NusA, producing MDIDLGLLRTIEREKEIPFDELLRIIEQAILTAYAKHSSATGELPQGARAQIDRKTGHVAIYLPLTDDEGAIIGEEETTPDDFGRIAAFAAKQVISQRLRDIADDAVLGEFRGKEGDIVAGVVQQGPNPRMVHVDLGTVEAILPPEEQVPGEDYAHGARLRVYVTSVSKGTKGPSITVSRTHPGLVRKLFALEVPEIADGLVEIVSLAREAGHRTKIAVKAIDPTVNAKGACIGELGRRVRAVTEELGGEKIDIVDWDGELAKFVANALSPAKVTSSFILDSNSKAVRALVPDYQLSLAIGKEGQNARLAAKLTGAKIDIQPDSILEEG from the coding sequence GTGGACATCGATCTCGGATTGCTGCGCACCATCGAGCGGGAGAAGGAGATTCCCTTCGACGAACTGCTGCGCATCATCGAGCAGGCGATTCTGACCGCCTACGCCAAGCACTCCTCGGCCACCGGCGAGCTGCCGCAGGGGGCTCGCGCGCAGATCGACCGTAAGACCGGTCACGTGGCGATCTACCTTCCTCTCACCGACGATGAGGGCGCGATCATCGGCGAGGAGGAGACCACTCCCGACGACTTCGGCCGCATCGCGGCCTTTGCCGCGAAGCAGGTCATCAGTCAGCGCCTGCGCGACATCGCCGACGACGCGGTGCTGGGGGAGTTCCGCGGCAAGGAGGGCGACATCGTCGCGGGCGTCGTGCAGCAGGGGCCGAATCCGCGCATGGTGCACGTCGACCTCGGCACCGTCGAGGCGATCCTGCCTCCTGAGGAGCAGGTTCCCGGCGAGGACTACGCCCACGGCGCGCGTCTTCGCGTCTACGTCACCTCGGTGTCGAAGGGCACCAAGGGGCCCTCGATCACGGTGTCGCGGACCCACCCGGGGCTCGTCCGCAAGCTCTTCGCCCTCGAGGTGCCCGAGATCGCCGACGGACTGGTCGAGATCGTCTCCCTCGCGCGGGAGGCGGGACACCGCACGAAGATCGCGGTCAAAGCCATCGACCCGACGGTCAACGCCAAAGGCGCGTGCATCGGCGAACTCGGTCGACGTGTGCGGGCCGTGACCGAAGAACTCGGCGGCGAGAAGATCGACATCGTCGACTGGGACGGCGAGCTGGCGAAGTTCGTCGCGAACGCCCTCTCACCGGCGAAGGTGACCTCCAGCTTCATCCTCGATTCGAACAGCAAGGCCGTCCGCGCGCTCGTTCCCGACTACCAGCTGTCGCTGGCCATCGGCAAGGAGGGTCAGAACGCACGTCTCGCGGCGAAGCTGACGGGCGCGAAAATCGACATCCAGCCGGACTCGATCCTGGAAGAGGGCTGA
- a CDS encoding YlxR family protein yields the protein MCVGCRARAPRATLLRVVAVDSVLVFDERASMPGRGAWVHDTQECVDAAVRRRAFIRALRVSGAPDTKALEKRLNGYGKKVNGSK from the coding sequence ATGTGCGTCGGATGCCGCGCGCGTGCTCCCCGGGCCACCCTTTTGAGAGTGGTGGCGGTCGATTCTGTTCTCGTCTTCGATGAGCGCGCGTCGATGCCGGGGCGGGGCGCGTGGGTTCACGACACACAGGAGTGCGTGGATGCCGCGGTGCGGCGCCGTGCATTCATTCGCGCATTGCGGGTGTCAGGTGCGCCTGACACGAAAGCCCTCGAGAAACGGCTGAACGGCTATGGAAAAAAAGTGAACGGCTCGAAATGA
- the infB gene encoding translation initiation factor IF-2 translates to MAAKPRVHEIASELGVDSKVALAKLKELGEFVKSPSSTIEPPVARKLRAALQADGAPAPAAGDTKTAPARPAGRPGPSRPATSAKPSAPAPAAPAPAAPAAPQSSPRPAAPGAPAPAAERPAAAAPEAPASSAPAPSPAAPTPPAPRPGGSAPRPGAPRPGNNPFSSQQGMGQRPAGPRPGNNPFSSQQGMGQRPTPGNIPRPQAPRPGAPRPGAPRPGGAGRPGGGGRPGAPFQQRPGGAGRPGGAGGGGFRPGAPAGGGFAGRPGGGGGRGRGPGGGTAGAFGKGGGKSKQRKSRRAKRQEFEMRSAPVVGGINVQKGNGEIIRLRRGASIADFADKLEALRGYTVQPGTLVTILFNLGEMATATESLDEATFEVLGEELGYKIQMVSPEDEDKELLEGFGLDLDAELEAESEEDLEIRPPVVTVMGHVDHGKTRLLDAIRQTNVVAGEAGGITQHIGAYQVWTEHDGIERAVTFIDTPGHEAFTAMRARGAQVTDLAILVVAADDGIMPQTVEALNHAQAANVPIVVAVNKIDKPEANPAKVRQQLTEYGLVAEEYGGDVMFVDVSARNNIGIQDLLDAVLLTADAGLDLTANPNKAARGVAIEAKLDKGRGSVATVLIQSGTLRVGDAIVAGTAYGRVRAMIDENGEPVEEAYPSRPVQVQGLNSVPRAGDVFIVTEEDRTARQIAEKREAAERNAALAKARKRISLEDFTRALEEGKVESLNLIIKGDVSGAVEALEESLLKIEVDDSVQLRIIHRGVGAITESDINLATIDNAIVIGFNVRPDTKARERAAREGVDVRFYSVIYNAIDDVEQSLKGMLKPEYEEVQSGVAEIREVFRSSKFGNIAGVIVRSGTITRNAKARVIRDGVVIADGLAIESLRRFKDDVTEVRTDFEAGIGLGKYNDIQIGDEIETTEMVEKPRG, encoded by the coding sequence GTGGCTGCCAAACCACGCGTGCACGAGATCGCTTCCGAACTCGGCGTCGACAGCAAGGTCGCTCTGGCCAAGCTGAAGGAACTCGGCGAGTTCGTCAAGAGCCCCTCGTCGACCATCGAGCCCCCCGTGGCTCGCAAGCTCCGCGCTGCTCTGCAGGCGGACGGTGCCCCGGCCCCCGCGGCCGGCGACACCAAGACCGCGCCCGCCCGCCCGGCGGGTCGGCCCGGCCCCTCACGTCCCGCGACCTCGGCCAAGCCGTCGGCGCCCGCGCCTGCCGCTCCGGCGCCCGCGGCCCCCGCTGCTCCGCAGTCGTCGCCGCGTCCTGCGGCTCCGGGTGCCCCGGCCCCCGCGGCCGAGCGTCCCGCCGCCGCCGCGCCGGAGGCTCCGGCCTCTTCCGCTCCCGCGCCTTCCCCGGCGGCACCGACCCCGCCCGCGCCTCGGCCGGGTGGCAGTGCCCCGCGTCCGGGTGCACCGCGTCCGGGCAACAACCCCTTCTCCTCGCAGCAGGGGATGGGTCAGCGCCCTGCCGGTCCGCGTCCGGGCAACAACCCCTTCTCCTCGCAGCAGGGGATGGGTCAGCGCCCGACCCCCGGTAACATTCCGCGGCCGCAGGCCCCGCGTCCGGGTGCGCCCCGCCCCGGCGCGCCGCGCCCCGGTGGCGCCGGTCGTCCGGGTGGTGGCGGCCGTCCCGGTGCGCCCTTCCAGCAGCGTCCCGGTGGCGCCGGTCGTCCCGGCGGTGCCGGTGGCGGCGGGTTCCGTCCCGGTGCTCCCGCCGGCGGCGGATTCGCCGGTCGGCCCGGTGGCGGCGGTGGTCGCGGTCGAGGCCCCGGTGGTGGTACCGCCGGCGCCTTCGGCAAGGGCGGCGGGAAGTCCAAGCAGCGCAAGTCGCGTCGGGCGAAGCGGCAGGAATTCGAGATGCGGTCGGCGCCGGTCGTCGGCGGCATCAACGTCCAGAAGGGCAACGGCGAGATCATCCGCCTGCGCCGCGGCGCTTCGATCGCCGACTTCGCGGACAAGCTCGAGGCCCTGCGCGGTTACACCGTCCAGCCCGGAACGCTCGTGACGATCCTGTTCAACCTCGGTGAGATGGCCACGGCCACCGAGTCGCTCGACGAAGCCACCTTCGAGGTGCTCGGCGAGGAGCTGGGCTACAAGATCCAGATGGTCTCGCCCGAGGACGAGGACAAGGAGCTCCTGGAGGGCTTCGGTCTCGACCTCGATGCGGAACTCGAGGCCGAGAGCGAAGAGGACCTGGAGATCCGTCCCCCGGTCGTGACCGTCATGGGTCACGTCGACCACGGTAAGACGCGACTGCTCGACGCCATCCGTCAGACCAATGTGGTCGCCGGTGAGGCCGGTGGCATCACCCAGCACATCGGTGCCTACCAGGTGTGGACCGAGCACGACGGCATCGAGCGCGCCGTCACCTTCATCGACACGCCGGGTCACGAGGCGTTCACCGCCATGCGTGCCCGTGGTGCGCAGGTGACCGACCTCGCGATCCTCGTGGTCGCCGCCGACGACGGCATCATGCCGCAGACGGTGGAGGCCCTGAACCACGCGCAGGCGGCGAACGTGCCGATCGTGGTCGCGGTGAACAAGATCGACAAGCCCGAGGCGAACCCGGCCAAGGTCCGTCAGCAGCTCACCGAGTACGGTCTGGTGGCCGAGGAGTACGGCGGCGACGTGATGTTCGTCGACGTGTCGGCGCGCAACAACATCGGCATCCAGGACCTCCTGGACGCGGTGCTGCTGACCGCCGATGCGGGGCTCGACCTCACGGCCAACCCCAACAAGGCCGCCCGCGGTGTCGCCATCGAAGCCAAGCTCGACAAGGGCCGCGGTTCGGTTGCGACGGTGCTGATCCAGTCCGGGACCCTCCGGGTCGGCGACGCGATCGTGGCGGGCACCGCCTACGGCCGTGTCCGCGCGATGATCGACGAGAACGGTGAGCCGGTCGAGGAGGCCTATCCCTCGCGACCCGTCCAGGTTCAGGGACTCAACTCCGTTCCCCGCGCCGGCGATGTCTTCATCGTCACCGAGGAAGACCGCACCGCCCGTCAGATCGCCGAGAAGCGTGAAGCTGCGGAGCGCAACGCCGCCCTGGCGAAGGCCCGCAAGCGCATCTCGCTCGAGGACTTCACCCGTGCTCTGGAAGAGGGCAAGGTCGAGTCGCTCAACCTCATCATCAAGGGTGACGTCTCCGGTGCCGTCGAGGCGCTGGAAGAGTCGCTGCTGAAGATCGAGGTCGACGACAGCGTCCAGCTGCGCATCATCCACCGCGGCGTCGGAGCGATCACCGAGTCGGACATCAACCTGGCCACGATCGACAACGCGATCGTGATCGGCTTCAACGTCCGTCCCGACACCAAGGCGCGCGAGCGCGCCGCGCGTGAGGGTGTCGACGTGCGGTTCTACTCGGTCATCTACAACGCCATCGACGACGTCGAGCAGTCGCTGAAGGGCATGCTCAAGCCGGAGTACGAAGAGGTCCAGTCGGGTGTGGCCGAGATCCGCGAGGTGTTCCGCTCCTCGAAGTTCGGCAACATCGCCGGTGTGATCGTCCGCTCCGGCACGATCACGCGCAACGCCAAGGCGCGGGTCATCCGCGACGGCGTCGTGATCGCCGACGGCCTGGCGATCGAGTCGCTGCGCCGGTTCAAGGACGACGTCACCGAGGTCCGCACGGACTTCGAGGCCGGTATCGGACTGGGCAAGTACAACGACATCCAGATCGGCGACGAGATCGAGACCACGGAGATGGTGGAGAAGCCGCGCGGCTGA
- the rbfA gene encoding 30S ribosome-binding factor RbfA codes for MAGERQARLADRIKVLIAERLEKGLRDPRLGFVTITDVKVTGDLQHASVFYTVLGDEEARLASGEALRRATGLLRSEVGRGLGVRLTPTLEFIPDALPENAGHIEDLLRQARERDQAVAGLASSATYAGEADPYVKPRDEDED; via the coding sequence ATGGCTGGGGAACGACAGGCTCGACTGGCGGACCGCATCAAGGTGCTGATCGCCGAGCGACTGGAGAAGGGTCTGCGCGATCCGCGGTTGGGATTCGTCACGATCACCGATGTGAAGGTGACGGGCGACCTCCAGCACGCCTCGGTGTTCTACACCGTCCTCGGCGACGAGGAGGCGCGTCTGGCTTCGGGTGAGGCGCTGCGTCGGGCCACCGGCTTGCTGCGCAGCGAAGTCGGCCGGGGCCTGGGCGTGCGTCTCACCCCGACGTTGGAGTTCATTCCCGATGCCCTCCCCGAGAACGCCGGTCACATCGAAGACCTCCTCCGTCAGGCGCGCGAGCGCGATCAGGCGGTGGCGGGGCTCGCGTCCTCGGCGACCTACGCCGGCGAGGCCGACCCGTACGTCAAGCCCCGCGATGAGGACGAGGACTGA
- a CDS encoding A/G-specific adenine glycosylase has protein sequence MPDLAAPLSAWYRDNARDLPWRRPGFPAWGTLVSEFMLQQTPVNRVIPHLEAWLARWPAPADLAADPPAEAVRQWANLGYPRRALWLHRAATEIRDRHGGVVPQDVDALLALTGIGDYTARAVAVFAYGRRHPVVDTNTRRVLARAVEGRSLPGAPARRDLSAMEAILPPDDAAAAIVNAAAMELGATVCTARTPRCPACPLSARCAWRAAGYPDTGDARRRQARYEGSDRQARGAVLKELRDAAHDLPQQSVLADWPDALQRDRAIDSLVSDGLVEAAGGMLRLPGRVSPRPHRGA, from the coding sequence ATGCCCGACCTCGCCGCGCCGCTCTCCGCGTGGTACCGCGACAACGCGCGAGACCTGCCGTGGCGACGCCCCGGCTTCCCGGCCTGGGGCACGCTGGTGTCGGAGTTCATGCTCCAGCAGACGCCGGTGAACCGCGTCATCCCGCATCTGGAAGCGTGGCTCGCGCGATGGCCCGCCCCGGCGGACCTCGCCGCCGATCCTCCGGCGGAGGCGGTACGCCAGTGGGCGAACCTCGGGTACCCGCGGCGGGCGCTCTGGCTGCACCGCGCTGCCACCGAGATTCGCGACCGGCATGGCGGGGTCGTGCCGCAGGATGTCGACGCGCTCCTCGCGCTGACCGGGATCGGGGACTACACCGCCCGCGCCGTGGCGGTGTTCGCGTACGGCCGGCGGCACCCGGTGGTGGACACCAACACTCGTCGGGTGCTGGCCCGGGCCGTCGAGGGGCGTTCCCTGCCGGGAGCGCCTGCCCGTCGTGATCTCTCCGCGATGGAGGCGATCCTCCCGCCCGACGACGCCGCCGCCGCGATCGTCAACGCCGCGGCGATGGAACTCGGTGCGACGGTCTGCACCGCGCGGACGCCTCGGTGCCCGGCCTGCCCGCTGTCAGCGCGGTGCGCGTGGCGAGCGGCGGGGTACCCCGACACGGGTGACGCGCGCCGACGCCAGGCGCGCTACGAGGGCAGCGACCGGCAGGCGCGCGGAGCGGTGCTCAAAGAGCTGCGGGATGCCGCCCACGACCTGCCTCAGCAGTCGGTCCTCGCGGACTGGCCCGACGCCCTGCAGCGCGACCGTGCGATCGACTCGCTCGTGTCGGACGGCCTCGTCGAGGCCGCCGGTGGGATGCTGCGTCTCCCGGGCCGGGTCAGTCCTCGTCCTCATCGCGGGGCTTGA
- a CDS encoding uridine kinase translates to MQLPVTPATTLWRSLRDEVRQHYRAGRIILAVDGIDGAGKTTFADHLATVFAEDGSAVFRASIDGFHRPRTERYARGRTSPEGFYRDSFDYATFRRVLIEPFRDGAQTGGATGFQLAAFDHRRDAPVEAEWVTAPRDAVLIVDGVFLLRPELRGIWHWSVWLDVPIDVAAARVSERDGTDPDPWAPSNARYREGQELYLKDADPRAEASAIVDNTDPGHPRRVWADSC, encoded by the coding sequence ATGCAGTTGCCCGTCACACCGGCCACCACACTGTGGCGGTCGCTTCGCGATGAGGTGCGCCAGCACTACCGCGCGGGGCGCATCATCCTCGCCGTCGACGGCATCGACGGCGCCGGCAAGACCACGTTCGCCGACCATCTCGCCACCGTCTTCGCCGAGGACGGCTCCGCGGTCTTCCGGGCATCGATCGACGGCTTCCACCGTCCCCGCACCGAGCGGTACGCCCGCGGACGCACGTCGCCGGAGGGGTTCTACCGCGACTCCTTCGACTACGCCACCTTCCGGCGAGTGCTCATCGAACCGTTCCGTGACGGCGCCCAGACCGGCGGCGCGACGGGATTCCAGCTGGCGGCGTTCGACCACCGCCGTGACGCACCGGTCGAGGCCGAGTGGGTCACCGCGCCGCGCGACGCCGTGCTCATCGTCGACGGGGTGTTCCTCCTGCGCCCCGAGCTCCGAGGCATCTGGCACTGGTCGGTCTGGCTCGACGTGCCGATCGACGTCGCCGCCGCCCGCGTGTCGGAGCGGGACGGCACCGATCCCGACCCGTGGGCGCCCTCGAATGCCCGCTACCGCGAGGGGCAGGAGCTGTACCTGAAGGACGCCGATCCGCGCGCCGAGGCCTCGGCGATCGTCGACAACACCGATCCCGGGCATCCCCGGCGCGTCTGGGCG